In the Camelus bactrianus isolate YW-2024 breed Bactrian camel chromosome 17, ASM4877302v1, whole genome shotgun sequence genome, one interval contains:
- the RBM6 gene encoding RNA-binding protein 6 isoform X3 has product MIHDKEVTLEYVPSPDFWYCKRCKANTGGQRSSCSFCKCPREVTEAKQELITYPQPQKTSIPAPSEKQPSQLTRSADKEPEPKKREEGQEPRLGHQKRDAERYLPSSRREGITFRRDREKEPWSGETRQDGESKTIMLKRIYRSTPPEVIVEVLEPYVRLTTANVRIIKNRTGPMGHTYGFIDLDSHAEALRVVKILQNLDPPFSIDGKMVAVNLATGKRRNDSGDHSDHMHYYQGKKYFRDRRGGGRNSDWSSDTNRQGQQSSSDCYIYDSATGYYYDPLAGTYYDPNTQQEVYVPQDPGSPEEEEIKEKKPTSQGKSSSKKETSKRDGKEKKDRGVTRFQESASEGTAPSEDVFKKPLPPTVKKEESPPPPKVVNPLIGLLGEYGGDSDYEEEEEEEQTPPPQPRTAQPQQREELTKKENEEDKLTDWNKLACLLCRRQFSNKEVLIKHQQLSDLHKQNLEIHRKIKQSEQELAYLERREREGRFKERGNDRREKLQSFDSPERKRIKYSRETDSDRKPLGKEGIDNSSKGGCVQQATGWRKGAGHGYGHPGLASAEETEGRMRGPSVGAPGRTSKRQSNETYRDAVRRVMFARYKELD; this is encoded by the exons ATGATCCATGACAAAGAGGTCACCCTTGAGTATGTACCGAGCCCGGATTTTTGGTACTGCAAACGG TGTAAGGCCAACACTGGTGGACAACGGTCTTCGTGTTCATTCTGCAAGTGCCCAAGGGAAG TGACAGAGGCCAAGCAAGAATTAATAACCTACCCTCAGCCTCAGAAAACATCCATACCAGCACCATCAGAAAAACAACCTAGCCAACTCACAAGGTCAGCTGATAAGGAACCTGAACCCAAGAAGCGGGAAGAAGGACAAGAACCACGCTTGGGACATCAGAAGAGAGATGCAGAAAGGTATCTGCCTTCTTCTCGAAGGGAAGGGATCACCTTCCGAAGAGACCGAGAGAAGGAGCCGTGGTCTGGGGAGACACGCCAGGATGGAGAGAGCAAAA CAATCATGCTAAAACGCATCTATCGTTCCACTCCACCTGAGGTGATAGTGGAAGTGCTAGAGCCCTACGTCCGCCTGACTACTGCCAACGTCCGTATCATCAAGAACAGAACAGGCCCCATGGGCCACACCTATGGCTTTATTGACCTTGACTCCCATGCG GAAGCTCTTCGGGTAGTGAAGATCTTGCAGAACCTTGATCCACCGTTTAGCATTGATGGGAAGATGGTAGCTGTAAACCTGGCCACTGGAAAACGAAG AAACGATTCTGGGGACCATTCTGACCACATGCACTACTATCAG GGTAAAAAATATTTCCGAGATAGGCGGGGAGGTGGCAGAAATTCAGACTGGTCTTCAGATACAAATCGACAAGGACAACAGT CATCGTCTGACTGTTATATATATGATTCTGCTACTGGCTACTATTATGACCCCTTGGCAGGAACTTATTATGACCCCAATACCCAG CAAGAAGTCTATGTGCCTCAGGACCCTGGGTCACCTGAGGAAGAAGAGATCAAGGAAAAGAAACCCACCAGTCAAGGAAAGTCAAGTAGCAAGAAGGAAACATCTAAAAGAGATGGCAAGGAGAAAAAAGACCGAGGAGTGACAAGG TTTCAGGAAAGTGCCAGTGAGGGGACAGCCCCCTCAGAAGATGTCTTTAAGAAGCCTCTGCCTCCCACTGTGAAGAAGGAAGAGAGTCCCCCACCA CCTAAGGTGGTAAACCCACTGATTGGCCTCCTGGGTGAATATGGAGGAGACAGTGActatgaggaggaagaggaggaggagcagacccctcctccacagccccgcacagcccagccccagcagcgGGAGGAGCTGACCAAGAAAGAAAACGAAGAAGACAAACTCACTGACTGGAATAAACTGGCTTGTCTGCTCTGCAGAAGGCAGTTTTCCAATAAAGAAGTTCTGATCAAACACCAGCAACTCTCAGACCTGCATAAG CAAAACCTGGAAATCCATCGGAAGATAAAACAGTCTGAGCAGGAGTTAGCCTATCTGGAGAGGCGAGAACGGGAG GGAAGGTTTAAAGAAAGAGGAAACGATCGCAGGGAAAAGCTCCAGTCTTTTGATtctccagaaaggaaaagaattaaataCTCCAGGGAGACTGACAG TGATCGTAAACCTCTTGGTAAAGAAGGCATCGACAACAGCAGCAAAGGAGGCTGTGTCCAGCAGGCCACTGGCTGGAGGAAGGGGGCAGGCCATGGATATGGCCATCCTGGGTTGGCTTCAGCAGAGGAG ACTGAAGGCCGGATGAGGGGGCCCAGTGTGGGGGCTCCAGGAAGAACCAGCAAGAGACAGTCCAATGAGACTTACCGAGATGCTGTGCGAAGAGTAATGTTTGCTCGGTATAAAGAACTCGATTAA